The proteins below come from a single Isoptericola dokdonensis DS-3 genomic window:
- the dnaG gene encoding DNA primase produces MAGLIKREDVEAVRERARIDEVVGAHVTLKPAGVGSLKGLCPFHDERSPSFHVRPGVGRWHCFGCGEGGDVISFVQKIDGMGFTDAVEHLAAQAGIQLRYEDARTGAAAQRGPREEPGRRQRLMEAHRVAAEFYAEQLFGPDAQAARAFLAERSFERADAETFGVGFAPTGWDALMRHLQGRGFTQPELIASGLVSQGQRGVYDRFRGRLVWPIRDVTGAVIGFGARRLFESDQGPKYLNTPETTLYKKAQVLYGIDLAKRAIAQSKRVVIVEGYTDVMAAHLSGVDVAVATCGTAFGGDHAKVVRRLLGDTTAGGGLQLASGASLGGEVIFTFDGDAAGQKAAIRAFGEDQRFHAQTFVAVEPSGMDPCDLRMARGPEAVRALVDGRVPLFEFVIRTTLREFDLDTVEGRVGALRSAAPLVAGIRDRSMQLGYSRNLARWIGLDPEEVRREVGRSAKRGTPARRVDDRPAAPDAAAPSSGPVLAAPDPSDPVARIERLALVVVLQYPQHVPATFDDLDADAFATPAWRAVHAAVRAAGGVTAGAGLGGGRWVEAVVTEAGDAVAPLVTELAVAPVPEDRESAIAAYVVDVVRKVADLGLTRRIADAKSRVQRLDPAADPDGYQDAFTRLLAIEAERRRLRESV; encoded by the coding sequence GTGGCTGGGCTGATCAAGCGGGAGGACGTGGAGGCGGTCCGTGAACGTGCCCGGATCGACGAGGTCGTCGGGGCGCACGTCACGCTGAAGCCCGCCGGGGTCGGTTCGCTCAAGGGGCTGTGCCCCTTCCACGACGAGCGCAGCCCGTCGTTCCACGTCCGCCCCGGGGTGGGCCGCTGGCACTGCTTCGGCTGCGGCGAGGGCGGCGACGTCATCTCGTTCGTGCAGAAGATCGACGGCATGGGCTTCACGGACGCCGTCGAGCACCTCGCCGCCCAGGCCGGCATCCAGCTCCGCTACGAGGACGCCCGCACGGGCGCGGCGGCGCAGCGCGGGCCGCGGGAGGAGCCGGGCCGCCGGCAGCGGCTCATGGAGGCGCACCGGGTCGCCGCCGAGTTCTACGCCGAGCAGCTGTTCGGGCCGGACGCCCAGGCGGCCCGCGCGTTCCTCGCCGAGCGCAGCTTCGAGCGCGCGGACGCCGAGACGTTCGGCGTCGGGTTCGCGCCCACCGGCTGGGACGCCCTCATGCGCCACCTGCAGGGGCGCGGGTTCACCCAGCCCGAGCTGATCGCGTCCGGGCTGGTGAGCCAGGGGCAGCGCGGCGTCTACGACCGCTTCCGCGGGCGCCTCGTGTGGCCGATCCGCGACGTGACAGGTGCCGTCATCGGGTTCGGTGCCCGGCGCCTCTTCGAGTCCGACCAGGGCCCGAAGTACCTCAACACCCCCGAGACCACCCTGTACAAGAAGGCGCAGGTGCTCTACGGGATCGACCTCGCCAAGCGCGCCATCGCGCAGTCGAAGCGGGTCGTCATCGTCGAGGGGTACACCGACGTCATGGCGGCGCACCTGTCGGGCGTCGACGTCGCCGTGGCCACGTGCGGCACGGCGTTCGGCGGCGACCACGCGAAGGTCGTCCGCCGCCTCCTGGGGGACACCACCGCCGGGGGCGGGCTCCAGCTCGCGTCCGGGGCGTCGCTCGGCGGCGAGGTCATCTTCACGTTCGACGGCGACGCCGCCGGGCAGAAGGCCGCCATCCGCGCGTTCGGCGAGGACCAGCGCTTCCACGCGCAGACGTTCGTCGCGGTCGAGCCGAGCGGCATGGACCCGTGCGACCTGCGCATGGCGCGCGGCCCCGAGGCCGTACGCGCGCTCGTGGACGGCCGGGTGCCGCTGTTCGAGTTCGTCATCCGCACCACCCTGCGCGAGTTCGACCTGGACACCGTCGAGGGGCGGGTCGGGGCGCTGCGCTCGGCGGCACCGCTCGTCGCGGGCATCCGGGACCGCTCGATGCAGCTCGGGTACAGCCGCAACCTCGCCCGGTGGATCGGCCTGGACCCCGAGGAGGTGCGGCGCGAGGTCGGGCGGTCGGCGAAGCGCGGCACCCCGGCGCGCCGCGTCGACGACCGGCCCGCCGCGCCCGACGCCGCGGCGCCGTCGTCCGGGCCCGTGCTCGCCGCGCCGGACCCGTCCGACCCGGTCGCGCGGATCGAGCGGCTCGCGCTCGTCGTCGTCCTGCAGTACCCGCAGCACGTCCCCGCCACGTTCGACGACCTCGACGCGGACGCCTTCGCCACGCCCGCGTGGCGTGCCGTGCACGCCGCCGTCCGGGCCGCCGGGGGAGTGACCGCCGGCGCCGGGCTCGGCGGGGGACGCTGGGTCGAGGCCGTGGTCACCGAGGCGGGGGACGCCGTCGCGCCGTTGGTCACCGAGCTGGCCGTCGCTCCCGTGCCCGAGGACCGCGAGTCCGCCATCGCGGCCTACGTCGTCGACGTGGTGCGCAAGGTCGCCGACCTCGGCCTCACCCGTCGCATCGCCGACGCCAAGAGCCGCGTGCAGCGTCTCGACCCGGCCGCGGACCCCGACGGCTACCAGGACGCGTTCACCCGGCTCCTGGCCATCGAGGCAGAACGGCGTCGCCTGCGCGAGAGCGTCTGA
- a CDS encoding Dps family protein: MPTGKKLPTYTVPTLTTEDGAKVAAILQDRLNALTDLHLTLKHVHWNVVGVHFIAVHEMLDPQVDAVRLMADDVAERIATLGGEPIGTPGALVASRTWEDYSLGRATTIEHLGALDEVYQGVITDHRQAAEATAELDDVTNDLLIGNLRELEQFHWFVRAHLESSSGELSTAGATTEVDAARAAGKSDQG, from the coding sequence ATGCCCACCGGCAAGAAGCTGCCCACCTACACGGTCCCGACCCTCACCACCGAGGACGGCGCGAAGGTCGCCGCCATCCTCCAGGACCGGCTCAACGCGCTCACCGATCTGCACCTCACGCTCAAGCACGTGCACTGGAACGTGGTCGGTGTCCACTTCATCGCCGTCCACGAGATGCTGGACCCGCAGGTCGACGCCGTGCGGCTCATGGCGGACGACGTCGCCGAGCGCATCGCCACCCTCGGCGGTGAGCCGATCGGCACGCCGGGTGCGCTGGTCGCGTCCCGCACCTGGGAGGACTACAGCCTCGGCCGCGCGACGACCATCGAGCACCTGGGTGCCCTCGACGAGGTCTACCAGGGGGTCATCACCGACCACCGGCAGGCCGCCGAGGCCACGGCCGAGCTCGACGACGTCACCAACGACCTGCTCATCGGCAACCTGCGCGAGCTGGAGCAGTTCCACTGGTTCGTCCGCGCCCACCTGGAGTCGTCGTCCGGCGAGCTCTCCACCGCCGGTGCCACGACGGAGGTCGACGCCGCCCGCGCGGCAGGGAAGTCCGACCAGGGCTGA
- a CDS encoding CsbD family protein yields MSIGDKAKHAAEEAAGKVKEATGKATDNERLEAEGQADQSKANIKQAGDDVRDAFKK; encoded by the coding sequence ATGAGCATCGGTGACAAGGCCAAGCACGCCGCCGAGGAGGCCGCCGGCAAGGTGAAGGAGGCCACCGGCAAGGCGACCGACAACGAGCGCCTCGAGGCCGAGGGCCAGGCGGACCAGTCGAAGGCGAACATCAAGCAGGCGGGCGACGACGTCCGCGACGCGTTCAAGAAGTAG
- a CDS encoding DNA-3-methyladenine glycosylase family protein produces the protein MAQPPVPHDADVVRTWRPDHPTDVVTTLAPLRRGRADPTHQVTGRSVWRTTLTDDGPATMLLSPGDDGTLTCRAWGEGARAAADLAPDLCGARDDPAGFTPDLPLLADLHRRHPAVRVPRSGRVLEALVPAVLEQRVIGVQAQAGWRHLVHRFGTPAPGPTPVPMTVVPSARRWATIPVWEWHRAGIDPGRARTVTRCAEVGSSLERLAALAPQEAAERMRSLRGVGAWTAAETGQRALGDADALSVGDFHLARVVGLVLAGRPFDDDEMVATLAPYRPHRYRVVRLLEVGGLWGAVPRRSPRPTFVDHRRH, from the coding sequence ATGGCGCAGCCACCGGTCCCGCACGACGCCGACGTTGTGCGCACCTGGCGGCCGGACCACCCGACCGACGTCGTGACGACCCTCGCGCCGCTGCGTCGGGGCCGCGCCGACCCGACGCACCAGGTGACCGGCCGCAGCGTGTGGCGGACGACGCTCACGGACGACGGCCCCGCGACGATGCTGCTCTCCCCCGGCGACGACGGGACGCTGACGTGCCGCGCGTGGGGCGAGGGCGCACGGGCCGCCGCGGACCTCGCGCCGGACCTGTGCGGAGCGCGGGACGACCCGGCAGGGTTCACCCCGGACCTCCCGCTGCTCGCCGACCTGCACCGCCGCCACCCGGCGGTCCGCGTGCCGCGCAGCGGGCGGGTGCTGGAGGCGCTCGTGCCCGCGGTCCTCGAGCAGCGCGTCATCGGGGTGCAGGCGCAGGCCGGGTGGCGGCACCTGGTGCACCGGTTCGGCACGCCGGCGCCCGGCCCCACGCCGGTGCCGATGACGGTGGTGCCGTCGGCGCGGCGGTGGGCCACGATCCCGGTGTGGGAGTGGCACCGGGCCGGTATCGACCCGGGCCGGGCCCGCACCGTGACACGGTGCGCCGAGGTGGGGTCGAGCCTGGAACGGCTCGCGGCTCTCGCCCCGCAGGAGGCTGCCGAGCGCATGCGGTCGCTGCGCGGGGTGGGCGCCTGGACGGCGGCCGAGACCGGGCAGCGCGCCCTCGGCGACGCCGACGCGCTGTCCGTCGGTGACTTCCACCTGGCGCGCGTCGTCGGGCTGGTCCTCGCGGGACGGCCCTTCGACGACGACGAGATGGTCGCCACGCTCGCGCCCTACCGCCCGCACCGCTACCGGGTGGTGCGGCTCCTGGAGGTCGGCGGGCTGTGGGGCGCGGTACCGCGCCGGTCACCGCGCCCGACGTTCGTCGACCACCGCCGCCACTGA
- a CDS encoding DUF4260 family protein gives MSVITIQRLENGAVAVAVVVATIAADQPWWALLAAFLLFDLSALGYLRGPRAGALAYNAVHSYTGPAVALAAYAALLLAGHDVGWPALLAACWAFHVAVDRALGYGLKLEDFTHTHLGRIGRDRGVADAGGAIPER, from the coding sequence ATGTCGGTCATCACGATCCAGCGCCTCGAGAACGGGGCGGTCGCCGTGGCGGTCGTCGTCGCCACGATCGCCGCCGACCAGCCGTGGTGGGCGCTGCTCGCGGCGTTCCTGCTCTTCGACCTCTCGGCGCTGGGCTACCTGCGCGGGCCGCGGGCCGGGGCGCTCGCCTACAACGCCGTGCACAGCTACACCGGCCCGGCGGTCGCCCTGGCGGCCTACGCCGCCCTGCTCCTGGCGGGCCACGACGTCGGCTGGCCGGCGCTGCTCGCCGCGTGCTGGGCGTTCCACGTCGCCGTCGACCGCGCGCTCGGGTACGGGCTCAAGCTGGAGGACTTCACGCACACCCACCTGGGGCGGATCGGGCGCGACCGGGGCGTCGCGGACGCCGGCGGCGCCATACCCGAGCGTTGA
- the def gene encoding peptide deformylase, whose amino-acid sequence MAMREIRVVPDPVLRTACDEITTIDDKVKGLVEDLLETVDADGRAGLAANQIGVNLRAFSWNVDDEIGYVLNPRIVDLSEETQDGDEGCLSVPGLFYPTVRAWYARVEGIDLDGKPVVVEGTDLLARCLQHECDHLDGKLYLDRLERTVRKKAMRELRERL is encoded by the coding sequence ATGGCGATGCGAGAGATCCGGGTGGTTCCCGACCCCGTCCTGCGGACGGCCTGCGACGAGATCACCACCATCGACGACAAGGTCAAGGGCCTGGTCGAGGACCTGCTGGAGACCGTCGACGCCGACGGCCGGGCCGGGCTCGCCGCCAACCAGATCGGTGTGAACCTGCGCGCGTTCTCCTGGAACGTCGACGACGAGATCGGCTACGTGCTGAACCCGCGGATCGTGGACCTGTCGGAAGAGACGCAGGACGGCGACGAGGGCTGCCTGTCGGTGCCGGGTCTGTTCTACCCGACGGTGCGTGCCTGGTACGCCCGGGTGGAGGGCATCGACCTCGACGGCAAGCCGGTGGTGGTCGAGGGCACGGACCTCCTGGCGCGGTGCCTGCAGCACGAGTGCGACCACCTGGACGGCAAGCTCTACCTCGACCGGTTGGAGCGCACCGTGCGCAAGAAGGCGATGCGGGAGCTGCGCGAGCGCCTCTGA
- a CDS encoding DUF3145 domain-containing protein encodes MAGAITRGVLFVHSAPRALCPHLEWAAAGVLGGDVALDWTPQPAARGLYRAEHSWQGAQGTGARLASALRGWDHLRYEVTEEASHGADGARWSHTPDLGIFHAMTDVHGNVVVPEDRVRAAMEQAHEPRALRDAMDLALGTAWDDELEPFRYAGAGAPVRWLHRVG; translated from the coding sequence ATGGCCGGTGCCATCACACGCGGTGTGCTCTTCGTGCACTCCGCTCCGCGCGCGCTGTGCCCCCACCTCGAGTGGGCGGCAGCAGGTGTGCTGGGCGGAGACGTCGCGCTGGACTGGACACCCCAACCGGCGGCGAGAGGGCTCTATCGTGCCGAGCACTCGTGGCAGGGTGCGCAGGGCACGGGGGCGCGCCTCGCCTCGGCGCTGCGCGGGTGGGACCACCTGCGCTACGAGGTGACCGAGGAGGCGAGCCACGGCGCCGACGGCGCCCGCTGGTCGCACACGCCGGACCTCGGCATCTTCCACGCCATGACGGACGTCCACGGGAACGTCGTCGTGCCCGAGGACCGCGTGCGCGCGGCCATGGAGCAGGCGCACGAGCCGCGCGCCCTGCGGGACGCGATGGACCTGGCGCTCGGCACGGCCTGGGACGACGAGCTGGAACCCTTCCGGTACGCCGGGGCGGGTGCGCCGGTGCGCTGGCTGCACCGCGTCGGGTAG
- a CDS encoding beta-ketoacyl-[acyl-carrier-protein] synthase family protein: protein MTASRDVVVTGLGATTPLAGDAPSTWAAALAGQSGARTMDNDWSEKYEIPVTFAATIKVDPSEVLPRPEIKRMDPSAQYAMIAAREAWQDAGAPEVDGERLGAVVSSGIGGIWTTLDGWDVLRERGARRVLPMTVPMLMPNSPVAYVSLEFGAQAGAHSLVSACASGAEAIGYGIDMIRNGRADVVVCGGTEATIHPMPIAAFCASRTLSLRNDDPAGASRPYDVDRDGFVIGEGAAVLVLESAEHAAARGARVYAKLSGVGLSSDAYHITSPDPDGKGQVAAMRRALADAGVEGRDVVHINAHATSTKVGDLTETRSIRTVLGSETDHVRLSATKSMTGHLLGGAGALETLFAVKAVHERLAPPTINVAQPDPELQVPLVRDTPAQLPDGDIAAINNSFGFGGHNVALVVTNA, encoded by the coding sequence ATGACCGCCTCCCGCGACGTCGTCGTCACCGGCCTCGGAGCCACCACCCCGCTCGCCGGGGACGCCCCCTCGACGTGGGCGGCCGCGCTCGCCGGCCAGTCCGGCGCGCGCACGATGGACAACGACTGGTCGGAGAAGTACGAGATCCCCGTGACCTTCGCGGCGACGATCAAGGTCGACCCGTCGGAGGTGCTCCCGCGCCCGGAGATCAAGCGGATGGACCCGTCGGCCCAGTACGCGATGATCGCCGCCCGGGAGGCCTGGCAGGACGCCGGCGCCCCCGAGGTCGACGGCGAGCGGCTCGGTGCCGTCGTGTCCTCCGGCATCGGCGGTATCTGGACCACCCTGGACGGCTGGGACGTGCTGCGCGAGCGGGGCGCCCGCCGCGTGCTGCCCATGACCGTCCCCATGCTCATGCCGAACTCGCCGGTCGCGTACGTCTCGCTGGAGTTCGGCGCCCAGGCCGGCGCGCACTCCCTGGTGAGCGCCTGCGCGTCGGGCGCGGAGGCCATCGGCTACGGCATCGACATGATCCGCAACGGTCGCGCCGACGTCGTCGTGTGCGGCGGTACCGAGGCGACGATCCACCCGATGCCGATCGCCGCGTTCTGCGCCTCGCGCACGCTCTCCCTGCGCAACGACGACCCGGCCGGCGCGTCGCGCCCGTACGACGTCGACCGCGACGGCTTCGTCATCGGTGAGGGTGCCGCCGTGCTGGTGCTGGAGTCCGCCGAGCACGCCGCGGCCCGCGGCGCCCGCGTGTACGCCAAGCTGTCCGGTGTCGGGCTGTCGTCCGACGCCTACCACATCACGTCCCCCGACCCCGACGGCAAGGGACAGGTCGCCGCGATGCGGCGCGCGCTCGCCGACGCCGGCGTCGAGGGCCGCGACGTGGTCCACATCAACGCGCACGCCACCTCGACGAAGGTCGGCGACCTCACCGAGACGCGCTCGATCCGTACCGTCCTGGGCTCGGAGACCGACCACGTGCGGCTGTCGGCGACCAAGTCGATGACGGGCCACCTGCTCGGCGGCGCCGGCGCCCTGGAGACGCTGTTCGCCGTCAAGGCGGTGCACGAGCGGCTCGCTCCCCCGACGATCAACGTCGCCCAGCCGGACCCGGAGCTCCAGGTGCCGCTCGTGCGCGACACCCCCGCGCAGCTCCCCGACGGCGACATCGCGGCGATCAACAACTCGTTCGGTTTCGGCGGGCACAACGTGGCCCTCGTCGTCACCAACGCCTGA
- a CDS encoding acyl carrier protein — MAYTASEILEGLAEIVAEETGLPTDAVASEKSFTDDLDIDSLSMMTIVTHAEDKFGVRIPDDEVKNLTTVGDAVSFIEGAQA; from the coding sequence ATGGCTTACACCGCATCCGAGATCCTCGAGGGCCTCGCCGAGATCGTCGCCGAGGAGACCGGCCTGCCCACCGACGCCGTCGCGTCGGAGAAGTCCTTCACCGACGACCTCGACATCGACTCGCTGTCGATGATGACGATCGTCACCCACGCCGAGGACAAGTTCGGCGTCCGCATCCCGGACGACGAGGTCAAGAACCTCACCACCGTCGGCGACGCCGTCTCCTTCATCGAGGGCGCCCAGGCCTGA